The genomic segment CAGCCGGCAACAGCCCATTACGTTCCCTCGGTGGTCCCCATGGCTGCAGCTGCAGTCCCGGCAGCTTCGGTCCCCGCCCCAGCCGCCCCAAAAGCCCCGTCGGAATCCCCCAAATCCGAAGAAAGCGGTCTGCTGGAAATCAAATCTCCCATCGTCGGCACCTTCTATGCCGCCCCCAATCCGGAGGCCGCCCCCTATGTCAAACCGGGGGACAAAGTCAAGCCCGATACAGTCGTCTGCATCGTCGAAGCCATGAAAGTAATGAACGAAATCAAGGCCGAAGTGTCCGGAACTATCGTGGAAGTCCTCGTCAAGGACGGTCAATCCGTCGAATA from the Anaerohalosphaeraceae bacterium genome contains:
- the accB gene encoding acetyl-CoA carboxylase biotin carboxyl carrier protein translates to MADKLDDLKKVRELINLMKENDLIEVEIVDGDQKIHLKRPQPATAHYVPSVVPMAAAAVPAASVPAPAAPKAPSESPKSEESGLLEIKSPIVGTFYAAPNPEAAPYVKPGDKVKPDTVVCIVEAMKVMNEIKAEVSGTIVEVLVKDGQSVEYGQPLFRVRP